Proteins co-encoded in one Gouania willdenowi chromosome 1, fGouWil2.1, whole genome shotgun sequence genomic window:
- the tnip2 gene encoding TNFAIP3-interacting protein 2 isoform X2 produces MESVSVPADEDRMRSFNVLNTLYHETRQELELLNKQLTVKDSIIADLKARLGRHERVYLTVGDCESALVGPSNSLVESLLLEICKLRQRSKEVDCKTAKQAEEIQRLNMKLKEKELELESVRCQPDHEKDLEIQRLRSALEERERTEATRSVLCTSLAEEAEQLRGQLRATVKVCKELLARLEKKGRNVGAEGEELSLQQKDKETSPDVSALNGQICQLKKENQQLKQRVTYVQGLNCQWQKYDSSREDYIRGLCQRLKETTGEGLLPALSSVSAGLLHQEINRLNGLLKEKMSECVRLNREVEEIRRNDKERIQTLEQQVLIYTDDFRSERADRERAQGQIDDLKEQLSHLKQQLHKQGASRESRDLVPVCRVHIGHRIASRRSKDTSEPLLRTSAERKKQQQQQPPPAQPAAPPAAPPAAAASLNSIWNDSPLRSELQCPRCLARFNDSDAAEYLNHCEECARL; encoded by the exons ATGGAGAGTGTGAGTGTACCTGCGGACGAGGACAGGATGCGCAGCTTCAACGTGCTCAACACTCTTTACCACGAGACGCGACAGGAGCTCGAGCTGCTCAACAAGCAGCTCACCGTCAAAGACAGCATCATAGCGGACCTAAAGGCCAGACTGGGGAGGCACGAGAGGGTCTACCTGACGGTGGGAGACTGCGAGTCTGCGCTCGTGGGACCCTCCAACTCTTTGGTGGAAAGTCTGCTCCTGGAAATCTGCAAACTGAGACAGAGGAGCAAGGAGGTGGACTGCAAGACCGCAAAACAAGCAGAG GAGATCCAGAGGCTGAACATGAAACTGAAAGAGAAGGAGCTGGAGCTGGAGAGCGTCCGATGTCAACCAGACCACGAGAAGGACCTGGAGATCCAGCGGCTGCGCTCCGCCCTGGAGGAGAGGGAGCGGACCGAGGCCACCAGGTCCGTCCTGTGCACGTCGCTGGCCGAGGAGGCCGAGCAGCTCCGTGGGCAGCTCAGAGCCACGGTGAAGGTGTGTAAGGAGCTTCTGGCCAGGCTGGAGAAGAAGGGACGGAACGTGGGAGCAGAAGGGGAAGAGCTGAGTCTGCAGCAGAAGGATAAAGAG ACGTCACCTGATGTGAGCGCGCTTAATGGCCAAATCTGTCAGTTGAAAAAGGAGAACCAACAGCTAAAGCAGCGTGTGACTTAT GTACAAGGCCTGAACTGTCAGTGGCAGAAGTATGACTCCAGCAGGGAGGACTACATCCGAGGGTTGTGTCAGAGGCTTAAGGAGACCACGGGGGAGGGTCTGCTGCCTGCGCTGAGCTCCGTCAGTGCAGGGCTGCTCCATCAGGAGATCAACAGGCTCAATGGCTTACTGAAGGAGAAgatgagtgagtgtgtgaggcTGAATAGAGAAGTGGAAGAGATCAGGAGAAACGACAAAGAGCGGATACAGACACTGGAGCAGCAG GTTCTGATCTACACAGATGACTTTAGGTCAGAGCGAGCCGACAGAGAGCGAGCACAAGGACAGATCGACGACCTCAAGGAGCAGCTTTCTCACTTAAAACAGCAGCTGCACAAACAG GGGGCGAGCAGAGAAAGCAGAGACTTGGTTCCTGTGTGTCGTGTGCACATCGGACACAGAATCGCCTCGAGGCGAAGCAAAGACACGTCAGAGCCACTGCTGAGGACGTCTGCAGAGAggaagaaacaacaacaacaacaaccaccacCAGCACAACCAGCAGCACCACCAGCAgcaccaccagcagcagcagcatcattaAACAGCATCTGGAACGATTCCCCACTCCGGTCAGAGCTACAGTGTCCACGGTGCCTGGCCAGGTTCAACGACTCAGACGCTGCAGAATATCTGAACCACTGTGAAGAGTGTGCACGGCTGTAA
- the tnip2 gene encoding TNFAIP3-interacting protein 2 isoform X1, translating into MESVSVPADEDRMRSFNVLNTLYHETRQELELLNKQLTVKDSIIADLKARLGRHERVYLTVGDCESALVGPSNSLVESLLLEICKLRQRSKEVDCKTAKQAEEIQRLNMKLKEKELELESVRCQPDHEKDLEIQRLRSALEERERTEATRSVLCTSLAEEAEQLRGQLRATVKVCKELLARLEKKGRNVGAEGEELSLQQKDKEVRKNDSAICCCCASLSVFVLTFSLLIDPQTSPDVSALNGQICQLKKENQQLKQRVTYVQGLNCQWQKYDSSREDYIRGLCQRLKETTGEGLLPALSSVSAGLLHQEINRLNGLLKEKMSECVRLNREVEEIRRNDKERIQTLEQQVLIYTDDFRSERADRERAQGQIDDLKEQLSHLKQQLHKQGASRESRDLVPVCRVHIGHRIASRRSKDTSEPLLRTSAERKKQQQQQPPPAQPAAPPAAPPAAAASLNSIWNDSPLRSELQCPRCLARFNDSDAAEYLNHCEECARL; encoded by the exons ATGGAGAGTGTGAGTGTACCTGCGGACGAGGACAGGATGCGCAGCTTCAACGTGCTCAACACTCTTTACCACGAGACGCGACAGGAGCTCGAGCTGCTCAACAAGCAGCTCACCGTCAAAGACAGCATCATAGCGGACCTAAAGGCCAGACTGGGGAGGCACGAGAGGGTCTACCTGACGGTGGGAGACTGCGAGTCTGCGCTCGTGGGACCCTCCAACTCTTTGGTGGAAAGTCTGCTCCTGGAAATCTGCAAACTGAGACAGAGGAGCAAGGAGGTGGACTGCAAGACCGCAAAACAAGCAGAG GAGATCCAGAGGCTGAACATGAAACTGAAAGAGAAGGAGCTGGAGCTGGAGAGCGTCCGATGTCAACCAGACCACGAGAAGGACCTGGAGATCCAGCGGCTGCGCTCCGCCCTGGAGGAGAGGGAGCGGACCGAGGCCACCAGGTCCGTCCTGTGCACGTCGCTGGCCGAGGAGGCCGAGCAGCTCCGTGGGCAGCTCAGAGCCACGGTGAAGGTGTGTAAGGAGCTTCTGGCCAGGCTGGAGAAGAAGGGACGGAACGTGGGAGCAGAAGGGGAAGAGCTGAGTCTGCAGCAGAAGGATAAAGAGGTGCGTAAAAATGACTCGGCAATTTGTTGTTGCTGTGCGagtttgtctgtgtttgttctaaCTTTTTCATTGCTCATTGATCCTCAGACGTCACCTGATGTGAGCGCGCTTAATGGCCAAATCTGTCAGTTGAAAAAGGAGAACCAACAGCTAAAGCAGCGTGTGACTTAT GTACAAGGCCTGAACTGTCAGTGGCAGAAGTATGACTCCAGCAGGGAGGACTACATCCGAGGGTTGTGTCAGAGGCTTAAGGAGACCACGGGGGAGGGTCTGCTGCCTGCGCTGAGCTCCGTCAGTGCAGGGCTGCTCCATCAGGAGATCAACAGGCTCAATGGCTTACTGAAGGAGAAgatgagtgagtgtgtgaggcTGAATAGAGAAGTGGAAGAGATCAGGAGAAACGACAAAGAGCGGATACAGACACTGGAGCAGCAG GTTCTGATCTACACAGATGACTTTAGGTCAGAGCGAGCCGACAGAGAGCGAGCACAAGGACAGATCGACGACCTCAAGGAGCAGCTTTCTCACTTAAAACAGCAGCTGCACAAACAG GGGGCGAGCAGAGAAAGCAGAGACTTGGTTCCTGTGTGTCGTGTGCACATCGGACACAGAATCGCCTCGAGGCGAAGCAAAGACACGTCAGAGCCACTGCTGAGGACGTCTGCAGAGAggaagaaacaacaacaacaacaaccaccacCAGCACAACCAGCAGCACCACCAGCAgcaccaccagcagcagcagcatcattaAACAGCATCTGGAACGATTCCCCACTCCGGTCAGAGCTACAGTGTCCACGGTGCCTGGCCAGGTTCAACGACTCAGACGCTGCAGAATATCTGAACCACTGTGAAGAGTGTGCACGGCTGTAA